A genomic window from Diorhabda sublineata isolate icDioSubl1.1 chromosome 8, icDioSubl1.1, whole genome shotgun sequence includes:
- the LOC130448159 gene encoding protein TSSC4 has product MSGNIPFTLKSDNDEFSLRQKNIFEQLTVLENNKTKLQNDTQMEVDTDVDDTHKSNPKLQRAITKRLRGKESIFKRPQNPVPKNYIKKMPDFKKNPHKWTKYTLDDVADEDMSDKSNTKTALSFLEELKERKDSDPLSVNAKADLTQKVVFKKHISKVSNSQSDDDSNVKASFRSSKVIMPEYVIGQKVKKEKKRKNVVKGKELKLDHLLEEDGIDDV; this is encoded by the coding sequence atgtcgGGAAATATTCCATTTACTCTTAAATCTGACAATGACGAATTTAGTTTGcggcaaaaaaatattttcgaacaaTTAACAGTgcttgaaaataataaaactaaattacaaAATGATACACAAATGGAGGTAGATACAGATGTCGATGATACACATAAATCTAATCCCAAGTTACAAAGAGCCATTACCAAAAGATTAAGAGGCAAAGAGAGTATATTCAAGAGACCCCAAAATCCGGttcctaaaaattatataaaaaaaatgccAGATTTTAAAAAGAACCCGCACAAATGGACGAAATATACCTTAGACGATGTCGCAGATGAAGATATGTCAGATAAAAGTAACACTAAAACAGCTTTATCTTTCTTAGAAGAATTGAAAGAAAGGAAAGACTCCGATCCTTTATCTGTTAATGCTAAAGCAGATTTAACTCAAAAAGTTGTGTTTAAGAAACACATTTCTAAAGTGAGTAATTCGCAGTCTGATGATGATAGTAATGTAAAGGCAAGTTTTCGAAGTTCAAAAGTCATTATGCCCGAATATGTTATTGGGcaaaaagttaaaaaagaaaaaaagagaaagaatgTAGTGAAAGGGAAAGAGTTGAAACTGGATCATTTACTTGAAGAAGATGGAATAGATGATGTATAA